GGGCTCGCTTGGCTGGACCGGCTGGAGCTCGGCGGCTGGAAAGACAAGAAGGTCGAGGAGCTGTCCAAGGGGATGCAGCAGAAGGCGCAGTTCGTGGCGGCGGTGATGGCGAAGCCCGATCTCTTGATCCTGGACGAGCCGTTTTCGGGGATGGACCCGGTGAACCAGGACCTGTTCAAGGACGTGATCGTCGAGCTGAACCGCGCGGGGACCACGATCCTGTTCTCGACGCACCAGATGGACACCGCCGAGAGGCTGTGCAAGCGGATCGCCCTGATCAACCGCGGGAAGGTCGCGCTCACGGGCGTCCTGAGCGAGGTCAAGGCCGGGTTCGGGAAGAACTCGGTGCTGATGGACTTCGAGGGAGACGGCTCGTTCCTCGGATCGGTCGCAGGCGTCGCCAGCGTGGACGATTACGGGCAGTACCAGGAGATCCGTCTCGCCGCGGGCGCGGACCCGCAGGACCTCCTCAAGGCGTCGGTGGGACGCCTCAGGATTCGGAGGTTCGAGATCGTGTCCCCCACCCTTCACAACATCTTCATCGAGCTCGTCGGCGGGGGAGAGGCCCATGCATAAGATCCTCATGGTCATAAGGCGCGAGTACCTGGAGCGGGTGAAGAAGAAGTCGTTTTGGATCGGCACGGCGGTGTTCCCGCTCCTCATGATCGTGATGTTCGGCATCCAGTTCGCGGTGATGTTCGTCACCCCCGCCGAACAGAAGAACATCGCGTTCGTGGACGCCACCGG
The window above is part of the Terriglobia bacterium genome. Proteins encoded here:
- a CDS encoding ATP-binding cassette domain-containing protein; this encodes MEPAIVLHGVTKTFGDFRAVDGIDLEVPQGEVFGLLGPNGAGKTTSIRMIMDIIRPDAGEVRILGQSLADGTKDRIGYLPEERGLYRKMKLGDMLEFQGAIKGMAPAAARKAGLAWLDRLELGGWKDKKVEELSKGMQQKAQFVAAVMAKPDLLILDEPFSGMDPVNQDLFKDVIVELNRAGTTILFSTHQMDTAERLCKRIALINRGKVALTGVLSEVKAGFGKNSVLMDFEGDGSFLGSVAGVASVDDYGQYQEIRLAAGADPQDLLKASVGRLRIRRFEIVSPTLHNIFIELVGGGEAHA